One part of the Amyelois transitella isolate CPQ chromosome 10, ilAmyTran1.1, whole genome shotgun sequence genome encodes these proteins:
- the LOC106133122 gene encoding ER membrane protein complex subunit 1 produces MATYQFSVKSAMGMLSIRFRPNFLGLLKFLNSINWFIVFFSILNLSECIYEDQIGKFDWRQSYVGKIKFSQFDTVSTAKKIIVATEENVLAALNLKTGQIVWRHVFESTSSGKIQLLHVADNVVTVTGSNPYLVRGWDSGTGVLLWEWSLTLQNDKQAGLSEWFVHQGLLVHMLPAFGAHIEVSMYNLLTGQNRGATSKLPAPWTNDGCILCAPYYTCISGAEGSKNLISVDITSNAVQIISKPVSHFTTQTSPLMRPLSLNTIIPGVILDGKVVVLLKDNNFEVSKVQLMDRSASALVTDTPTGPILFQTWTDEAMQFHLVAHSVASGKQIEEVRASEQSVDMWAPQLAGARCGPGAPPACRALVTTRDLAARLMQHDGRVLWSREEALASVVAVEFVDLPVSDLDAAIESEFDQKEGSIWAAFSRRLQTQFQQLQTLLTSFDGKSQASNDGPTPLVRDYFNLHKILVLVTKVGKIFGMDNLSGEILWARYEPALRTDALALLPRRSARHAPLDACLTLVGQHATTGKGLIISLNPIRGTLVGERVLKLDTQLLQVALLPNADEEKLHALVLLDKDENVQILPGSAAPLVENMYMYVADKNTARVQGYALRYDGTAVVATRTWSLHLGGGAGAHRVVAALAKPRAERVHSPGRVLGDRSVLYKYVNPNLVLFITEGPDALHKDVVVATCVDAVSGAVLCAQAQRRARASPLAVHSDNFMAYLYYSDKHRRAEIATMELYEGKQRWLPAGAAFSSLSSELTPSVERQAFILPGLAVAAATTTTERSITDKHVLLAMSTGAIVEMPWAFLRPQRPITPTPEHHEEGLIPYAPELPLPADAIINYNITLHRINAIYTAPSGLESTSLVLATGLDLFYTRVAPSKTFDLLKDDFDYYLITIVLAGLIVASYSTKYFASRKMLRQAWK; encoded by the exons ATGGCAACATATCAATTTTCAGTCAAATCAGCTATGGGGATGCTGTCAATTCGTTTTAGACCCAATTTCTTgggtttattgaaatttttgaaCAGTATTAACTGGTTTATTGTGTTCTTTAGTATATTAAATTTGTCTGAATGTATTTACGAGGACCAGATCGGAAAATTTGATTG gCGTCAAAGCTACGTTGGAAAGATAAAATTCTCCCAATTTGACACAGTTTCCAcagctaaaaaaataattgtagcCACTGAGGAGAATGTTCTTGCGGCATTAAATTTGAAGACAG GGCAGATAGTATGGCGCCATGTCTTCGAATCAACATCCTCAGGCAAGATCCAACTGCTGCATGTTGCAGACAATGTGGTGACCGTAACCGGTTCAAACCCGTACCTTGTGAGGGGATGGGATTCTGGCACAG GCGTCCTCCTCTGGGAATGGTCTTTGACCCTCCAGAATGACAAACAAGCTGGTCTATCTGAATGGTTTGTACACCAAGGGCTGCTGGTGCATATGTTGCCAGCATTCGGGGCACACATCGAGGTGTCCATGTATAACCTCTTGACCGGGCAGAACAGAGGAGCTACTTCCAAGTTGCCAGCTCCGTGGACTAACGATGG ATGCATCCTCTGCGCACCATACTACACCTGCATCAGTGGAGCCGAAGGCAGTAAAAACCTAATATCAGTTGACATAACCTCAAATGCCGTTCAAATCATAAGCAAACCGGTCTCCCACTTCACCACTCAAACAAGTCCACTAATGCGACCGTTATCGCTAAACACTATAATTCCAGGAGTTATTCTGGATGGGAAAGTGGTGGTTTTGTTAAAGGACAATAATTTTGAAGTGTCGAAAGTGCAGTTGATGGACAGATCGGCTTCGGCTTTGGTTACGGATACGCCAACGGGACCTATACTATTTCAGACTTGGACGGACGAAGCTATG CAATTCCACCTGGTCGCTCACAGCGTGGCGTCGGGCAAGCAAATAGAGGAGGTGAGGGCTTCGGAGCAGAGCGTAGACATGTGGGCGCCGCAGCTGGCGGGCGCGCGCTGCGGGCCCGGCGCTCCGCCCGCGTGCCGCGCGCTCGTCACCACGCGCGACCTCGCCGCGCGCCTGATGCAGCACGACG GTCGCGTGTTATGGAGTCGCGAGGAAGCATTAGCGTCAGTGGTGGCCGTGGAGTTCGTTGACCTCCCCGTGTCGGATCTAGACGCGGCCATAGAGTCTGAATTCGATCAGAAGGAGG GTTCCATCTGGGCTGCGTTCTCGCGCCGTCTACAAACTCAATTCCAACAACTGCAGACATTGCTGACCTCTTTCGACGGGAAATCACAAGCTAGCAACGACGGCCCGACTCCGCTCGTCAGGGATTACTTCAATTTGCACAAGATTCTAGTTTTGGTCACAAAAGTTGGCAAG ATATTCGGCATGGACAACCTGTCGGGCGAGATCCTGTGGGCGCGCTACGAGCCGGCGCTGCGCACGGACGCGCTGGCGCTGCTGCCGCGCCGCTCCGCGCGCCACGCGCCGCTCGACGCCTGCCTCACGCTCGTGGGGCAGCATGCG ACAACAGGCAAAGGTCTCATCATCAGTCTGAACCCGATCCGAGGCACCCTGGTCGGCGAGAGGGTGCTGAAGTTGGACACTCAGCTGCTGCAAGTGGCTCTATTGCCCAACGCCGACGAAGAGAAGCTACATGCTCTCGTGTTGTTGGATAAGGACGAGAATGTGCAG ATACTACCCGGCTCAGCGGCGCCACTGGTGGagaatatgtatatgtacgtGGCAGACAAGAACACAGCACGAGTGCAGGGTTACGCACTGAGATACGACGGGACG GCGGTAGTAGCGACGCGCACGTGGTCGCTGCACCTGGGCGGCGGAGCGGGCGCGCACCGCGTGGTGGCCGCGCTGGCCAAGCCGCGCGCCGAGCGCGTGCACTCGCCCGGCCGCGTGCTGGGCGACCGCAGCGTGCTCTACAAGTACGTCAACCCCAACCTGGTGCTGTTCATCACCGAGGGGCCGGACGCTTTGCACAAAG ACGTGGTGGTGGCGACGTGCGTGGACGCGGTGTCGGGCGCGGTGCTGTGTGCGCAGGCGCAGCGCCGCGCGCGCGCCTCGCCGCTGGCCGTGCACAGCGACAACTTCATGGCCTACCTCTACTACAGCGACAAGCACCGCCGCGCAGAGATCG CGACAATGGAGCTGTACGAAGGAAAGCAACGCTGGCTACCAGCGGGTGCGGCGTTCAGCTCGCTGTCCTCAGAGCTGACTCCCAGCGTGGAGCGCCAGGCCTTCATACTGCCAGGCCTGGCCGTGGCCGCGGCGACCACTACCACAGAGAGGTCTATCACGGACAAACACGTGCTGT TGGCGATGTCGACCGGCGCCATAGTGGAAATGCCATGGGCGTTTCTGAGACCGCAACGACCAATCACACCTACACCCGAACACCACGAAGAGGGATTGATACCGTATGCGCCGGAGTTGCCGCTGCCGGCCGACGCCATCATTAACTATAATATCACTCTGCACAGAATTAATGCGATATATACGGCGCCTTCCGGGTTGGAGTCTACAAGTTTGGTGCTCGCTACCGGGTTGG ACCTATTCTACACGCGAGTCGCACCATCGAAAACGTTCGACCTGCTAAAGGATGATTTCGACTATTACCTCATCACCATTGTCTTAGCTGGGCTCATAGTGGCTTCGTACAGCACCAAATACTTTGCATCCAGGAAGATGCTCAGGCAGGCCTGGAAGTGA